One window from the genome of Leptospirillum ferriphilum encodes:
- the rpmI gene encoding 50S ribosomal protein L35 codes for MATGRKLKVKSAASKRFFVSGTGKIRYHKTNKRHLMTSKSSKRTRSLKTGTLEKGQSDNIRKVLG; via the coding sequence GTGGCAACAGGAAGAAAACTGAAAGTCAAAAGTGCGGCAAGCAAGCGTTTCTTTGTCAGCGGAACCGGAAAAATCCGTTACCACAAGACGAACAAGCGCCACCTGATGACATCGAAGTCGTCGAAGCGGACCCGCTCGCTTAAAACGGGAACCCTGGAAAAAGGGCAGTCCGACAATATCCGGAAGGTTTTGGGGTAA
- the pheT gene encoding phenylalanine--tRNA ligase subunit beta, whose product MPTLETTLRDLEHLTGRTLPVDNLDLLLDWVKGEVKGFDPKTGALKIELNDTNRPDLWTVEGIARQLKGGKSPSGRPWESILAREKESGFSPEIRVNPTVSGTRPFIGGFIARGPSLGDNGLAQLIQTQERLSEIYGRKRADVAIGIYPLKSLRFPLVYEAVSPDSVSFVPLGFDDSLSLRDILEHHPKGKTYKSLLTSRELYPILRNDDGTVLSFPPIINARHTGEVTAPDSELFVEATGFDHGRVTLVINILAANLFDRGFTLTPVTIRENGKSLQYPHLRGPDIRVPADLPVRVTGEEIDPEIFRQKLLDYGYDAVEIQADGYLVRAPFYRDDILHPVDCVEDFLISRGYASFAPTLPASFTVGKEDPARTPEETVRRLMTGLGFQEILSNILTSIEKDTTDLGRPSDTTVEIDNPVSRQYGVVRSTLLSFLLSSETQSSRFPYPHRLFEVGEALEKITGTSSVVREKMLFSGLLSHPQASLSELAGMVFEVLRYMGFEPSLSALDTSPYISGRSGALQLSGHSQPVGEIGEVHPEWLERWGIRMPTVLFEIELSKIYPGLYEKKE is encoded by the coding sequence GAACACCTGACGGGAAGGACATTGCCCGTGGACAACCTCGACCTGCTCCTGGACTGGGTGAAAGGGGAAGTCAAGGGATTTGACCCGAAAACCGGGGCTTTAAAAATAGAACTGAACGATACGAACCGCCCCGATCTCTGGACAGTGGAAGGAATCGCCCGTCAGCTGAAGGGCGGGAAATCTCCCTCCGGAAGACCCTGGGAGAGCATTCTTGCCCGGGAAAAGGAATCGGGATTTTCACCGGAGATCCGCGTGAACCCCACCGTTTCCGGAACAAGACCTTTCATTGGAGGATTCATTGCACGCGGACCCTCACTTGGCGACAATGGACTCGCGCAGCTGATCCAGACACAGGAACGACTCTCCGAGATCTATGGACGAAAAAGAGCGGACGTCGCCATCGGCATCTACCCGCTGAAATCTCTCCGTTTTCCCCTGGTGTATGAAGCGGTCTCTCCCGACAGTGTGTCCTTCGTTCCGCTGGGCTTCGATGACTCTCTTTCCCTCCGGGATATTCTCGAACATCATCCGAAAGGCAAGACCTACAAAAGCCTCCTGACCTCCCGGGAACTTTACCCCATTCTGAGAAACGACGACGGGACCGTTCTCTCTTTTCCCCCCATTATCAATGCCCGGCACACGGGAGAAGTCACCGCACCGGATTCGGAGCTGTTCGTTGAAGCAACCGGGTTTGACCACGGACGCGTGACGCTGGTCATCAATATTCTAGCCGCCAACCTGTTCGACCGGGGATTTACCCTCACGCCTGTCACAATCCGGGAAAACGGAAAATCGCTCCAGTATCCCCATCTGAGAGGGCCGGACATTCGGGTTCCGGCTGACCTGCCTGTCCGCGTGACGGGTGAAGAAATCGATCCGGAGATCTTTCGGCAGAAATTGCTGGATTACGGCTATGATGCCGTCGAGATCCAGGCAGACGGATACCTTGTCCGGGCACCTTTCTACCGGGATGACATTCTCCACCCTGTCGACTGTGTCGAGGATTTTCTGATCTCACGCGGCTACGCTTCCTTTGCACCCACCCTTCCGGCCTCTTTTACCGTCGGCAAGGAAGATCCGGCCCGTACACCGGAAGAGACTGTCCGTCGCCTGATGACCGGACTCGGATTCCAGGAGATTCTCTCGAATATCCTGACATCGATCGAAAAGGACACGACAGACCTCGGACGTCCTTCGGACACGACGGTCGAAATCGACAACCCCGTTTCCAGACAATATGGCGTCGTCCGGTCCACTCTTCTTTCGTTCCTTCTTTCGTCAGAAACCCAGTCGAGCCGGTTTCCTTATCCCCACCGTCTTTTTGAGGTGGGAGAGGCCCTTGAAAAGATCACCGGAACATCCTCTGTCGTACGGGAAAAAATGCTCTTTTCCGGCTTATTGTCCCATCCCCAGGCTTCCCTTTCGGAACTGGCCGGGATGGTGTTCGAGGTTCTTCGATATATGGGGTTCGAGCCCTCTCTTTCTGCGCTCGATACGTCTCCCTACATCTCCGGACGCTCGGGTGCCTTGCAACTTTCCGGTCACTCCCAACCTGTGGGCGAAATCGGAGAGGTCCATCCCGAATGGCTTGAACGGTGGGGAATACGGATGCCGACAGTTCTTTTTGAAATAGAGCTGTCGAAGATTTATCCCGGGTTATACGAAAAGAAGGAATAG
- the rplT gene encoding 50S ribosomal protein L20 — MSRVKGGTIHKARRKKIMDLAKGFWGGRSRLYRSARHTVEKGLTYAYRDRKVKKREFRSLWIQRINAACRMESINYSRFMAGLRKLGIALDRKILADLALNQPETFRELTQKAKQAIS; from the coding sequence ATGTCGAGAGTCAAGGGCGGAACAATTCACAAGGCCCGCCGAAAAAAAATCATGGATTTGGCCAAAGGTTTCTGGGGAGGCCGGTCCCGGTTATACCGTTCGGCCCGTCATACCGTTGAAAAAGGACTCACCTACGCGTATCGGGACAGAAAAGTCAAGAAAAGGGAATTCCGTTCGTTGTGGATCCAGCGCATCAACGCGGCCTGCCGGATGGAGTCCATCAACTACAGCCGCTTCATGGCGGGACTCAGGAAGCTTGGTATTGCCCTGGATCGGAAGATCCTGGCGGATCTGGCTCTCAACCAGCCGGAAACGTTTCGTGAATTGACACAGAAAGCAAAGCAGGCGATTTCCTGA